TGGGGCGCATTGCGCAACAGGATGGCACGCTCGCGCAAGGCTTCACGCACGAGAGAGATGTTGCCTTGCGCCAGATAGCGCACGCCGCCATGCACCAGCTTGGTCGCGCGCGAGGATGTGCCCTTGGCGAAATCGTGCGATTCCAGCAGCACGACGCTCAATCCCCGCGCCGCCGCATCCAGCGCTACGCCCAGTCCTGTTGCTCCGCCACCGACCACGATCAAGTCGCAAGTCTGGCGTTGCTCCAGTTGTTCCAGCAACCAGCTGCGTTGATCGGGCACGGGGAGCGTTGACGAAGCGTTCATGATGGAGCTTGAGCGGCCCAAGGCCCGACCCATTCGCCGGCGCCTTGGGATGTCCAAGAAGTCAGACAAGAATTACCGGGTCTTCCCGTCTTTCCACGCCTGCAGCAAGGCGTCGTAGTTGATGGTTTCACCCTTTGGTTTTTCGTTGGCCAGCTTCTTCCACGGCGCGTGCGCGTCGCTCAGCCACTTGCCGGGATCGCTCTTGGGGTTGAGTTTGGGCGCGCAATGCTCCATTCCGGCGCGCTGCAAACGCGCCATGACATCGTCCATTTCCTTGGCCAGGTTGTCCATGGCAGCCTGCGGCGTCTTCTCGCCCGTGACGGCCTGGGCCACGTTCTTCCACCACAGCTGGGCAAGCTTCGGGTAGTCGGGCACGTTGGTGCCGGTGGGCGACCATGCCACGCGCGCCGGGCTGCGGTAGAACTCGACCAGACCGCCGAGCTTGGGCGCGGCGTCGGTCATGGCCTGGGACTGGATGTCGCTTTCGCGGATCGGGGTCAGGCCCACCAGGGTCTTCTTGAGCGAGGTGGTCTTGGCAGTCACGAACTGGGCGTACAGCCAGGCGGCCGCCGTCTTGTTGGCGTCATGGCCCTTGAAGAAGGACCAGGAGCCGACATCCTGATAGCCGTTTTGCATGCCCTGCTTCCAGTACGGGCCGTTGGGGCCGGGGGCCATGCGCCACTTGGGCGTGCCGTCGGCGTTCACCACTGGCAGGCCGGGCTTGGTCATGTCGGCGGTGAAGGCCGTGTACCAGAAGATCTGCTGCGCGATCTGGCCCTGGGCGGGCACGGGGCCGGCTTCGCCGAAGGTCATGCCCATGGCTTCCTTGGGCGCGTACTTCTTCATCCAGTCCACGTACTTGGTGAGCGCATAAACGGCGGCAGGCGAGTTGGTAGCGCCGCCACGGGCCACGCTGGCGCCCACGGGAGTGCACTTGTCGTCAGCGACGCGAATGCCCCATTCGTCGATGGGCAGGCCGTTGGGCGCTCCGATGTCGGCAGCGCCGGCCATGGACAACCAGGCGTCGGTGAAGCGCCAGCCCAGCGACGGATCCTTCTTGCCGTAGTCCATGTGACCGTAAATGGGCTTGCCGTCGATTTCCTTGACGTCGTCGGTGAAGAATTCGGCGATGTCCTCGTAGGCGCTCCAGTTCAGCGGCACGCCCAGATCGTAGCCATACTTGGCCTTGAACTTGTCCTTGAGGTCCTGACGGGCAAAGAGGTCTGCGCGGAACCAGTACAGGTTGGCGAACTGCTGATCAGGCAACTGATAGAGTTTGCCGTCGGGTGCGGTGGTGAACTTGGTGCCGATGAAGTCGCCGATATCCAGGCCCGGGTTGGTCCACTCCTTGCCCGCTCCCGCCATGTAGTCGGTGAGGTTCATCATCTTCCCGTAGCGGTAGTGCGTGCCGATGAGGTCGGAGTCGCTGATCCAGCCGTCGTAGATGCTCTTGCCCGACTGCATGGAGGTCTGCAGCTTCTCGACCACGTCGCCTTCCTGGATCAGGTCGTGCTTGACCTTGATGCCCGTGATCTCCTCGAAGGCCTTGGCCAGGGTCTTGGATTCGTACTCGTGCGTGGTGATGGTTTCGGAGACAACCGAAATTTCCTTGACGCCCTTGGCCTGCAGCTTCTGGGCGGCGTCGATGAACCATTTCATCTCCGCCATTTGCTGATCCTTGTTCAGCGTGGAGGGCTGGAATTCGGCGTCGATCCATTTCTTTGCTGCAGCCTCGTCGGCCCAGGCGGCCGTGCCCGCCAGCAGCGCGGCCGCCAGTGCGACCACTTTCATCTGTACTTTCATGTTTCGCGTCTCCTAGTGAGCACTCCCCGAAGAACGAAAAGCACCCTGACCACGGGGAGGAGCGGGCCAGGGGACTGGTGGTGAACCGGCTCAACCCTTGCGCATGACCCCGGCCAGCAGGCCCATGGACACGACAAAGCTGATCCAGACACTGGGCACTGTCTCAAGGGAGAGGCTCTCCTGCATCCATTCACCCAGGCCGACCCAGGCGAGATTGACGTAGGCCGCGAGGAGCAGGCCGATGAACAGGCGGTCGCCGCGTGTTGTGGCGATCGGCAGCCAGCCCTTGCGCAGTACCGACGGGGATTTGATCTCCCACAGGGTCATGACCATGAGCATGAGCAGCACGCAGATGAAGAACACCGCAGTGGGAGTGGTCCAGACCATCCAGCCAAACATCACACCCTCCCCATGGCAAAGCCCTTGGCGATGTAGTTGCGCACGAACCAGATCACCAGCGCGCCGGGAATGATGGTGAGCGTGCCAGCGGCGGCGAGCGTCGCCCAATCCATGCCAGAGGCGGAGACGGTGCGTGTCATCGTCGCCACGATGGGTTTGGCGTTGACGCTGGTGAGCGTGCGCGCCATCAACAATTCGACCCAGGAGAACATGAAGCAGAAGAAGGCCGCCACGCCCACGCCGGCCTTGACCAGCGGCAGGAAAACGGTGAGGAAGAAGCGCGGGAAGGAGTAGCCGTCGATGTAGGCGGTTTCGTCGATTTCACGCGGGATGCCGCTCATGAAGCCTTCCAGTATCCAGACGGCCAGCGGCACGTTGAACAGCATGTGCGCGAGGGCCACCGCAATGTGCGTGTCGATCAGGCCCAGCGTGGTGTAGAGCTGGAAGAAAGGCAGCAGAAACACCGCGGGCGGCGTCATGCGGTTGGTAAGCAGCCAGAAGAAGACGTGCTTGTCGCCAAGGAAGTGGTAGCGCGAGAAGGCATAGGCGGCCGGCAAGGCCACCGCCACCGATATCACCGTGTTCAGGCAGACGTAGATCAGGCTGTTGATGTAGCCCGAATACCAGGAAGGATCGGTGAAGATGGTGTGGTAGCTGGCCCAGGTGAGCGCCTGTGGCCACAGGCTGAACTGCGAGAGGATTTCCTCGTTGGTGCGCAGACTCATGTTGGCCATCCAGTAGATGGGCAGCAGCGCGAAGATGAAGTAGGCGATGAGGAAGAAGGGCCGCCAGCTCGGGCGCCAGGTGCGCATGCTCATGGTGCACTCCCTTGCCTGTCCTTGGTGCCCACGCGCTGCATCCAGTTGTAGAGGATGAAGCAGAGCATCAGGATGATGAGGAAATAGATCAGCGAGAAGGCGGCCGCGGGGCCGAGGTCAAACTGGCCGACGGCCTTCTGCGTGAGGTATTGCGACAAGAAAGTGGTTGCGCTGCCGGGCCCGCCGCCCGTGAGCACGAAGGGCTCGGTGTAAATCATGAAGCTGTCCATGAAGCGCAGCAGCACGGCAATCATCAGCACCGCACGCATCTTGGGCAGTTGGATGTAACGAAACACCGCCCAGCGGCTCGCGCCGTCGATGCGCGCCGCCTGGTAGTACGCATCC
The DNA window shown above is from Comamonas sp. NLF-1-9 and carries:
- a CDS encoding DUF2160 domain-containing protein: MFGWMVWTTPTAVFFICVLLMLMVMTLWEIKSPSVLRKGWLPIATTRGDRLFIGLLLAAYVNLAWVGLGEWMQESLSLETVPSVWISFVVSMGLLAGVMRKG
- a CDS encoding ABC transporter substrate-binding protein, encoding MKVQMKVVALAAALLAGTAAWADEAAAKKWIDAEFQPSTLNKDQQMAEMKWFIDAAQKLQAKGVKEISVVSETITTHEYESKTLAKAFEEITGIKVKHDLIQEGDVVEKLQTSMQSGKSIYDGWISDSDLIGTHYRYGKMMNLTDYMAGAGKEWTNPGLDIGDFIGTKFTTAPDGKLYQLPDQQFANLYWFRADLFARQDLKDKFKAKYGYDLGVPLNWSAYEDIAEFFTDDVKEIDGKPIYGHMDYGKKDPSLGWRFTDAWLSMAGAADIGAPNGLPIDEWGIRVADDKCTPVGASVARGGATNSPAAVYALTKYVDWMKKYAPKEAMGMTFGEAGPVPAQGQIAQQIFWYTAFTADMTKPGLPVVNADGTPKWRMAPGPNGPYWKQGMQNGYQDVGSWSFFKGHDANKTAAAWLYAQFVTAKTTSLKKTLVGLTPIRESDIQSQAMTDAAPKLGGLVEFYRSPARVAWSPTGTNVPDYPKLAQLWWKNVAQAVTGEKTPQAAMDNLAKEMDDVMARLQRAGMEHCAPKLNPKSDPGKWLSDAHAPWKKLANEKPKGETINYDALLQAWKDGKTR
- a CDS encoding carbohydrate ABC transporter permease, whose protein sequence is MRTWRPSWRPFFLIAYFIFALLPIYWMANMSLRTNEEILSQFSLWPQALTWASYHTIFTDPSWYSGYINSLIYVCLNTVISVAVALPAAYAFSRYHFLGDKHVFFWLLTNRMTPPAVFLLPFFQLYTTLGLIDTHIAVALAHMLFNVPLAVWILEGFMSGIPREIDETAYIDGYSFPRFFLTVFLPLVKAGVGVAAFFCFMFSWVELLMARTLTSVNAKPIVATMTRTVSASGMDWATLAAAGTLTIIPGALVIWFVRNYIAKGFAMGRV